In Miscanthus floridulus cultivar M001 chromosome 5, ASM1932011v1, whole genome shotgun sequence, one genomic interval encodes:
- the LOC136450459 gene encoding cellulose synthase A catalytic subunit 4 [UDP-forming]-like, whose translation MMESAAAQSCAACGDDARAACRACSYALCRACLDEDATEGRTTCARCGGDYAAIDSAHGNEGTEAEEVENNHAAGGLREKVTMGSHLNDRQDEVSHARTMSSLSGIGSELNDESGKPIWKNRVESWKEKKNEKKASAKKAAAKAQPPPVEEQIMDEKDLTDAYEPLSRVIPISKNKLTPYRAVIIMRLIVLGLFFHYRITNPVNSAFGLWMTSVICEIWFGFSWILDQFPKWYPINRETYVDRLTARYGDGEESGLAPVDFFVSTVDPLKEPPLITANTVLSILAVDYPVEKISCYVSDDGSAMLTFESLAETAEFARKWVPFCKKYAIEPRAPEFYFSQKIDYLKDKIHPSFVKERRAMKRDYEEYKVRINALVAKAQKTPEEGWIMQDGTPWPGNNPRDHPGMIQVFLGETGARDFDGNELPRLVYVSREKRPGYQHHKKAGAMNALVRVSAVLTNAPYILNLDCDHYVNNSKAVREAMCFMMDPTVGRDVCYVQFPQRFDGIDRSDRYANRNVVFFDVNMKGLDGIQGPVYVGTGCCFYRQALYGYGPPSLPTLPKSSVCSWCCCCCPKKKVERSEREINRDSRREDLESAIFNLREIDNYDEYERSMLISQMSFEKSFGLSSVFIESTLMENGGVPESANPSTLIKEAIHVISCGYEEKTEWGKEIGWIYGSVTEDILTGFKMHCRGWRSIYCMPVRPAFKGSAPINLSDRLHQVLRWALGSVEIFLSRHCPLWYGYGGGRLKWLQRLSYINTIVYPFTSLPLVAYCCLPAICLLTGKFIIPTLSNAATIWFLGLFMSIILTSVLELRWSGIGIEDWWRNEQFWVIGGVSAHLFAVFQGILKMIAGLDTNFTVTAKATDDAEFGELYVFKWTTVLIPPTSILVLNLVGVVAGFSAALNSGYESWGPLFGKVFFAMWVIMHLYPFLKGLMGRQNRTPTIVVLWSVLLASVFSLLWVKIDPFVGGTETVNTNNCNTVIC comes from the exons atgaTGGAGTCGGCGGCGGCCCAGTCCTGCGCCGCGTGCGGGGACGACGCGCGCGCCGCCTGCCGCGCGTGCAGCTACGCGCTCTGCAGGGCGTGCCTCGATGAGGACGCCACCGAGGGCCGCACCACATGTGCGCGCTGCGGCGGGGACTACGCCGCGATCGACTCAG CGCACGGCAACGAGGGAACCGAGGCAGAGGAGGTGGAGAACAACCACGCCGCCGGtggcctgcgtgagaaggtcaCCATGGGCAGCCACCTCAATGATCGCCAG GATGAAGTAAGCCATGCCAGGACCATGAGCAGCTTGTCGGGAATTGGTAGTG AATTGAATGATGAATCTGGCAAGCCCATCTGGAAGAACAGGGTGGAGAGTTGGAAGGAAAAGAAGAATGAGAAGAAAGCCTCAGCCAAAAAGGCTGCAGCAAAAGCACAGCCTCCACCTGTCGAAGAACAGATCATGGATGAAAAGGA CTTGACAGATGCATATGAGCCACTCTCCCGGGTCATCCCAATATCAAAGAACAAGCTCACACCTTACAGAGCAGTCATCATTATGCGGTTAATAGTTCTTGGGCTCTTCTTTCACTACCGTATCACCAATCCTGTTAACAGTGCCTTTGGTCTCTGGATGACATCAGTAATATGTGAGATCTGGTTTGGTTTCTCCTGGATCTTGGATCAATTCCCCAAGTGGTATCCTATCAATCGAGAGACTTACGTTGATAGGCTGACTGCACG ATACGGAGATGGTGAAGAGTCTGGGTTGGCACCTGTAGATTTCTTTGTCAGTACAGTGGATCCATTGAAAGAACCTCCACTAATCACTGCAAACACTGTGCTGTCCATTCTTGCTGTGGACTATCCTGTTGAGAAGATCTCATGCTACGTATCGGATGATGGTTCTGCTATGCTCACATTTGAATCACTCGCAGAGACTGCAGAATTTGCTAGAAAGTGGGTGCCGTTTTGCAAGAAGTATGCcattgagccacgagctcctgaATTCTACTTCTCGCAGAAAATTGACTACTTGAAGGACAAGATACATCCGTCTTTTGTCAAGGAGCGTAGGGCCATGAAG AGGGACTATGAAGAGTACAAGGTGAGGATAAATGCTTTGGTTGCCAAGGCTCAGAAGACACCTGAGGAAGGCTGGATCATGCAAGACGGTACACCATGGCCTGGGAACAATCCTCGTGACCACCCTGGCATGATCCAG GTTTTCCTTGGTGAGACTGGTGCACGGGATTTCGATGGAAATGAACTTCCCCGGTTAGTGTATGTGTCAAGAGAGAAAAGACCAGGCTACCAACACCACAAGAAGGCAGGGGCTATGAATGCTCTG GTCCGAGTGTCCGCTgttttgacaaatgctccttacATTCTTAATCTTGACTGTGATCACTATGTTAACAACAGCAAAGCCGTTCGTGAAGCAATGTGCTTCATGATGGACCCTACTGTTGGCAGAGATGTCTGCTATGTACAATTCCCCCAGAGGTTCGATGGCATTGATCGCAGTGATCGATATGCCAATAGGAACGTTGTGTTCTTTGAT GTTAATATGAAAGGACttgatggcatccaaggcccagTTTATGTGGGAACTGGTTGTTGTTTCTATAGGCAGGCACTTTATGGTTATGGACCTCCATCTCTGCCCACACTTCCGAAGTCTTCAGTTTGTTCGtggtgttgctgctgctgtcCCAAGAAAAAGGTTGAAAGAAGTGAGAGGGAAATCAACAGAGACTCGCGCCGAGAAGACCTTGAGTCTGCCATTTTTAACCTTCGCGAAATTGACA ACTACGATGAGTATGAGAGGTCCATGCTGATCTCTCAGATGAGCTTCGAGAAATCTTTTGGGCTGTCTTCAGTCTTTATTGAATCAACTCTTATGGAGAATGGGGGCGTCCCTGAATCTGCAAACCCATCTACCCTAATTAAAGAAGCCATTCATGTCATTAGCTGCGGATATGAAGAGAAAACTGAATGGGGAAAAGAG ATTGGCTGGATCTACGGTTCAGTTACAGAGGATATTCTGACTGGGTTTAAGATGCACTGCCGTGGCTGGAGATCCATCTACTGCATGCCGGTGAGACCTGCATTCAAGGGATCAGCCCCTATCAATCTTTCCGATCGTCTTCATCAGGTTCTCCGGTGGGCTCTTGGTTCTGTCGAGATCTTCCTCAGTCGGCACTGCCCACTGTGGTACGGTTACGGCGGCGGCCGTCTGAAATGGCTCCAGAGGCTGTCCTACATCAACACCATCGTGTACCCGTTCACATCTCTTCCTCTCGTTGCCTACTGTTGCCTGCCTGCCATTTGCCTGCTCACAGGAAAGTTCATTATTCCTACG CTGTCCAACGCTGCAACGATATGGTTTCTTGGCCTCTTCATGTCCATCATCTTGACGAGCGTGTTGGAGCTGCGGTGGAGTGGCATCGGGATTGAGGATTGGTGGCGCAATGAGCAGTTCTGGGTCATCGGAGGCGTGTCCGCCCACCTGTTCGCCGTGTTCCAGGGTATTCTCAAGATGATTGCTGGGCTGGACACCAACTTCACAGTCACGGCGAAGGCCACGGACGACGCCGAGTTCGGGGAGCTGTACGTGTTCAAGTGGACGACGGTGCTGATCCCGCCCACCAGCATCCTGGTGCTCAACCTGGTGGGCGTGGTGGCTGGCTTCTCGGCCGCGCTCAACAGCGGCTATGAGTCCTGGGGCCCGCTCTTTGGCAAGGTGTTCTTTGCCATGTGGGTGATCATGCACCTGTACCCGTTCCTCAAGGGTCTCATGGGCCGCCAGAACCGCACGCCCACCATCGTGGTGCTCTGGTCCGTCCTCCTCGCCTCCGTCTTCTCCCTCCTCTGGGTCAAGATCGACCCATTCGTCGGAGGAACCGAGACCGTCAACACCAACAACTGCAACACAGTCATCTGCTGA
- the LOC136452982 gene encoding receptor-like protein 51 produces MDAAALFLSRLLPLLVAAAIAGAAPLDPQQLLALRALGLGAHPRADPCGAGATVGAVNASYDAGAPFRRVTSLALTNCSDTTSVSAAALEALAPSLRALAFSDCPAAPPRALPPEQLASGLQAFSCTASLHRLSAVWLSHLTNLTELTVADTPLATGSPTELAVVVSHMERLARLTISNANLSGFLPHHWHCPNLTHLDLSGNRITGAIPDTLTLLAGITHINLSSNVLNGPIPTSIGDLISLTTLDLSNNTISGGIPDTLSTLPELEVLNLGSNRLNGSIPLFLSEMRGLRELNLENNEFDGMVPFTAKFLSRLRVFRAAGNGKLCYNRSVLSAEIAVGVAPCDKYGFPVLPPPATARSERSADYDDGGGDREADAGADTRGGPSATVLGVAIGLSCLAFLVILLVCICKVCR; encoded by the coding sequence ATGGACGCCGCTGCCCTCTTCCTCTCtcgcctcctccccctcctcgtcgCCGCGGCCATCGCGGGCGCGGCGCCGCTGGACCCGCAGCAGCTGCTGGCGCTGCGCGCGCTCGGCCTGGGCGCGCACCCGCGCGCCGACCCCTGCGGCGCGGGCGCCACCGTGGGCGCGGTGAACGCTTCCTACGACGCGGGGGCGCCGTTCCGGCGCGTCACGTCGCTCGCCCTCACGAACTGCTCCGACACCACCTCCGTCTCGGCCGCGGCGCTCGAGGCGCTCGCGCCGTCGCTCCGGGCGCTGGCATTCTCCGACTgcccggccgcgccgccgcgagcTCTGCCCCCGGAGCAGCTGGCGTCCGGGCTCCAGGCGTTCTCCTGCACCGCCTCGCTCCACCGCCTCTCCGCCGTGTGGCTCTCTCACCTCACCAATCTTACAGAGCTCACCGTCGCGGACACGCCCCTCGCCACGGGCTCCCCAACCGAGCTCGCAGTCGTCGTCTCCCACATGGAGCGCCTCGCCCGCCTCACCATCTCCAACGCCAACCTCTCTGGCTTCCTCCCGCACCACTGGCATTGCCCCAACCTCACTCACCTCGACCTGTCTGGCAACCGCATCACCGGCGCCATCCCAGACACTCTCACGCTCCTCGCCGGCATCACCCACATCAACCTCAGCTCCAATGTTCTCAATGGGCCCATCCCCACCTCCATCGGCGATCTCATTTCGCTCACCACCCTGGACCTGTCCAATAACACAATCTCCGGTGGCATCCCCGACACCCTCTCTACGCTGCCGGAGCTGGAGGTGCTCAACCTGGGCTCCAACCGGCTCAACGGCAGCATACCGCTGTTCCTGTCCGAGATGCGGGGGCTGAGGGAGCTCAACCTCGAGAACAACGAATTCGACGGCATGGTGCCGTTCACCGCCAAGTTCCTGTCCAGGCTGCGCGTGTTCAGGGCCGCCGGGAACGGCAAGCTGTGCTACAACCGGTCCGTGCTGTCCGCCGAGATCGCCGTGGGCGTGGCGCCGTGCGACAAGTACGGGTTCCCGGTGCTGCCGCCCCCGGCCACGGCGCGGTCGGAGCGAAGCGCGGACTACGACGACGGCGGTGGGGACAGAGAGGCGGACGCCGGCGCCGACACGAGGGGTGGACCCAGCGCGACGGTGCTCGGGGTGGCCATTGGGCTGTCCTGCCTGGCGTTCCTGGTCATCTTGCTCGTTTGCATCTGCAAGGTGTGCCGCTGA